A section of the Babesia microti strain RI chromosome I, complete genome genome encodes:
- a CDS encoding hypothetical protein (overlaps_old_locusTagID:BBM_I01510) — translation MFNFLEISRVFTTLTILSCIFSYVSASSPSYCDAPSGFTVINVTSLLDGTPLPIGITLETDKSGYNYFTVDRTLPQYKKVGFCLNGYLDTFDTPKVQTILHKKFEDSVYVSYIDKFVTNVDGNAPICTLTHAYSLYGGDITSALPPFTVRKISDGFLSRLNERKQLSSICSTACGGLVDVVGGNYPKGSDIVPHSESVDKVKFSDVLVKSLTLKCGDHTFYNFDRDQFAYMYLFEHDGAKYAALSRLTPTMIEVAVMCKYGNGVEEKLLYDNDSEFQQAVLKLVPINIFIENTSSMPHGASMTKLDENIDEIAINRFVLRYPYVLLPGLAVDIGKGNADTIWIVKPSEEDSEVKYFVVFGVKGEIDSVDDIKFISAYYVNKENVTVNISNRFILGPNISRASTPVYSHYSKLYPPRYKIDYKFSGVFSPLSYVVAGNSQGSDDVSVEKAVA, via the coding sequence atgtttaattttcTCGAAATCTCGAGGGTTTTTACCACTCTTACCATACTATCTTGCATTTTTTCATATGTAAGTGCCAGTAGTCCCTCATATTGTGATGCCCCTTCTGGCTTCACCGTTATTAATGTTACAAGTCTTTTAGATGGCACACCTCTCCCAATTGGAATTACTCTTGAAACGGATAAATCAggttataattattttactGTTGACCGCACGCTTCCTCAATATAAGAAAGTTGGCTTCTGTTTGAACGGATACTTAGACACGTTTGATACTCCTAAAGTACAAACAATCTTACACAAAAAATTCGAAGATTCGGTATACGTTTCCtatattgacaaatttgtaacaaACGTAGACGGAAATGCCCCTATTTGTACTTTGACACATGCCTACTCATTGTATGGTGGTGATATCACTTCTGCTCTACCTCCTTTCACGGTTAGGAAGATTAGCGATGGATTTTTATCTCGATTGAACGAGAGAAAACAATTGAGCTCTATTTGTTCTACTGCATGCGGAGGTTTGGTTGATGTTGTAGGTGGTAACTATCCTAAAGGCTCTGATATCGTTCCCCACAGTGAAAGTGTTGACAAGGTTAAATTCTCCGATGTATTGGTTAAATCATTGACTTTGAAGTGCGGGGATCATACTTTCTATAATTTTGACAGGGATCAATTTGCATACATGTATTTGTTTGAACATGATGGTGCTAAATACGCTGCTTTGTCCAGACTCACTCCAACTATGATAGAAGTTGCTGTTATGTGTAAATACGGCAATGGCGTTGAAGAAAAGTTGTTGTATGACAATGATAGTGAATTCCAGCAGGCAGTACTGAAACTTGTACCAATTAACATCTTTATTGAAAATACAAGTTCCATGCCACATGGGGCTAGTATGACTAAAttggatgaaaatattgatgaaattgcCATAAACAGATTTGTTTTGCGTTACCCATACGTTTTGTTGCCAGGCCTTGCTGTTGACATTGGTAAGGGAAACGCCGACACTATATGGATTGTTAAACCAAGTGAGGAAGATTCCGAAGTCAAGTACTTTGTTGTTTTTGGTGTAAAAGGCGAAATTGATAGTGTCGATGATATCAAGTTTATCAGTGCCTATTATGTGAATAAGGAAAATGTTACTGTTAACATTTCCAACAGATTCATTCTTGGACCAAATATCAGTAGAGCGTCTACGCCTGTATATTCCCACTATTCTAAACTGTATCCTCCACGATACAAAATAGACTACAAGTTTTCAGGGGTATTCTCGCCTCTATCCTATGTAGTTGCGGGGAATTCTCAGGGTTCCGATGATGTCAGTGTGGAAAAGGCCGTAGCCTAA
- a CDS encoding hypothetical protein (overlaps_old_locusTagID:BBM_I01515) has protein sequence MSNTGSKNPGTSLNQNEQRYSQKSLDSDHILFTGLAEHSDPSNNLRSHCSSEMPDITRNEVSNFVSSSDSASQQQDHMYDTLDYSVEDVFTNVFGRLGNRFLKDSSTSYYSASSNSSMLNHNVEHLNSKERLDGINEPISSINRSCTFRPLKSQLGTFGSSAIFPNFKTFRTNTGDFFLSHNQDFEDYGDSYVIKTEFPGYSKGDISVNVNGKYLEIVAMAKSNGENVQGNLRTCSRSAMSYSSTLTIPPGVISNSITARYRDGILTVKLPKDTTAIGEY, from the coding sequence ATGAGCAATACAGGTTCAAAAAATCCTGGAACATCGCTTAATCAAAATGAACAGAGATATTCTCAAAAATCGTTGGACAGTGACCATATTCTTTTCACTGGACTAGCTGAACACTCAGATccatcaaacaatttacgTTCACATTGTAGTTCAGAAATGCCAGATATTACCAGAAATGaagtttcaaattttgtaagCAGCTCGGATTCTGCATCTCAACAACAAGATCACATGTACGACACCTTGGACTATTCAGTTGAAGATGTATTTACAAATGTTTTTGGTAGACTCGGTAATCGATTTCTCAAAGACAGTTCTACTAGTTACTACTCGGCTTCAAGCAACTCATCTATGCTCAACCACAATGTAGAACATCTGAATTCAAAGGAGAGGTTGGATGGGATCAATGAACCAATTAGTAGTATCAATAGAAGTTGCACATTTAGACCTTTAAAAAGCCAATTAGGCACGTTTGGATCATCTGCAATATTTCCAAACTTTAAAACATTTCGGACTAATACGGGCGACTTTTTTTTATCGCACAATCAGGATTTTGAGGATTATGGGGATTCATATGTAATCAAGACTGAGTTTCCCGGCTATAGCAAGGGTGATATTTCTGTTAATGTAAACGGGAAGTATTTAGAAATCGTAGCTATGGCTAAGAGTAATGGAGAAAATGTTCAGGGTAATTTGCGCACATGTTCCAGGTCTGCCATGTCCTACTCCAGCACTTTGACCATTCCCCCTGGTGTAATTTCCAATTCCATTACTGCAAGGTATAGGGATGGCATACTAACAGTTAAATTACCAAAGGATACTACCGCCATTGGCGaatattaa
- a CDS encoding conserved Plasmodium membrane protein, unknown function (overlaps_old_locusTagID:BBM_I01520) has product MNLSYRQILMFWAITIANAKNYLCYEFKARNALILDGGYRYHLCNIPTAASYLGQIMSPNIFFGLSQGGTIEIDVCVDFYKTFNNRAASRFVDYKGSLPQSKPTIFSYEYDNLNQIMSKKELNRPIIHPSLINHPSSIQIDLSSKWLPSFNSEDNIYSGEKIGDGKPIPNTYLIVMDFFQWTNYIESNPEDLIQPANNELGFVFHPHLTCILKVPILHTNERIKKAIHVDKLDRYVVFIYNPDKHLLSLSGKVCYSNDGETDIAKVRQSSDLYYVDNVILLFAILNLLVAIGYGFLLFKYTPASKLVHYLITANFLLCSVYMFMDYINFNTIKTSNYNSMGLYYASNILMKIQEVFNLFILVVLALGWQIIRQTLTHVEHQLIIFVCIASLYLGVLEVILYSAALSRFVLHAVVFVIILMAINFNWAIINSRIGDELVGMEAAKLYHQLKSYRRYRKVFAVFLMKPALITTFKHIALRPVFSQMFIWDQHLYLLINLSCNLTLDIFIAKLFHPVTPKGLLTQIPN; this is encoded by the exons ATGAACCTATCTTACAggcaaattttgatgttCTGGGCTATTACCATAGCCaatgcaaaaaattatttgtgctATGAGTTTAAAGCAAGAAATGCGTTGATTTTGGATGGTGGTTACAGATACCACCTTTGCAACATCCCTACTGCAGCATCATACTTGGGCCAAATAATGTCTCCTAACATTTTTTTCGGTTTATCCCAAGGAG GTACAATAGAAATTGACGTATGCGTTGATTTTTACAAGACTTTTAACAATAGGGCGGCCTCAAGATTTGTTGATTACAAGGGATCTCTGCCACAATCGAAACCCACTATTTTTTCTTATGAATACGACAACTTGAATCAAATTATGAGCAAGAAGGAGTTGAATCGACCTATTATTCACCCTTCCTTAATAAATCACCCCA gttcgattcaaattgatttatctaGTAAATGGTTGCCATCATTCAATTCAgaagataatatttattcgGGTGAGAAAATTGGTGATGGCAAACCAATTCCAAACACTTACTTGATTGTAATGGACTTCTTCCAATGGACAAATTACATCGAATCGAACCCTGAAGATTTGATCCAACCTGCTAATAACGAATTAGGATTTGTATTTCACCCGCACTTGACTTGTATATTAAAGGTACCTATATTACATACCAATGAGAGGATTAAGAAGGCAATACACGTGGACAAGTTGGATAGATATGTTGTTTTCATTTATAACCCTGATAAACATTTATTGAGCCTATCAGGCAAAGTATGTTACTCAAATGATGGTGAAACTGATATAGCTAAGGTTAGGCAATCCAGCGATTTATATTACGTGGATAATGTGATACTGCTTTTTGCAATCCTTAATTTACTAGTGGCCATAGGATACGGCTTtctattgtttaaatatacTCCTGCATCTAAACTGGTCCACTACTTAATAACAGCAAATTTTCTACTTTGTTCTGTGTATATGTTCATGGATTATATAAACTTCAACACTATCAAGACCTCAAACTATAATTCCATGGGCTTATATTATGCTTCCAAcattttgatgaaaatacaGGAGGTGTTTAATCTGTTTATCCTAGTTGTATTGGCTTTGGGTTGGCAAATTATACGGCAAACTCTCACTCACGTAGAACACCAATTGATCATATTCGTTTGTATAGCTAGCTTGTACTTGGGAGTATTGGAAGTTATCTTATACAGTGCAGCTCTAAGTCGATTTGTATTGCACGCTGTAGtgtttgttataattttgatggCAATAAACTTCAACTGGGCCATTATCAACTCTCGGATTGGGGATGAATTGGTAGGCATGGAGGCGGCAAAGTTGTATCACCAACTAAAATCGTATCGTAGGTATCGGAAAGTGTTTGCGGTGTTTCTTATGAAGCCTGCCTTAATTACAACCTTTAAGCACATTGCTTTGAGACCTGTATTTTCCCAAATGTTCATATGGGACCAACACTTATATCTACTCATCAATTTGAGTTGTAATTTGACacttgatatttttatcgcCAAACTATTCCATCCTGTTACACCGAAGGGGCTATTGACTCAGATACCTAACTGA